Within the Bacillus pumilus genome, the region AGGCACTGAAGAGAATCCACTAGTTCATGAAGTGAAAATCATTGATTTATACAAAGAAGAATTTGATCCTGTGCTGGTTTTTAATCAAGAGAAAAAAAGACGTGACATGCATAAGGACCCTGACATTCGGGTGTATCAGGAGAAGATCAAATGGGCGGACAAAATCGTGTTCGTATATCCTATTTGGTGGGGAAGACCTCCAGCCATGCTGCTTGGTTTTATTGATCGCATGTTTGCTGCGAATTTTGCTTATCGTCAAACAGGCGGGCTGCTTCCCGAAGGACTGTTAAAAGGAAAAAGTGCTGTTTGTGTATCGACGATGCAAGGGCCAACCAACTATCCTTTGTTCTTTTTGCAAAATGCACACAAGATGTTAATGAAACGAGCCCTCTTACAATATGTCGGAATCAAACCTGTGAAGTTCTTTGAGTTCGGCATGATGGAAAGCCCAAAAGGAAAACATGACGTCAAATTAAAACGAATCTACAGCTATTTTAGAAATATCAGCAAATAAACCAATTAGTGAGTCACTTTTCTTCTAATTTGATCCTTTTATGTTCTAAAATGACAGTGAGGGTGGGAGAACTCTTCCTCGTCATTTGAAAAGGGGGATATGGATGAAGAAAACATTGTTTAAAGATGCGGCGATTTTAACACTTGATCCAACTGTAGGTTTTTTAGAAAAAGGAGATTTATTAATTGAAGGGACACACATTTTAGAGGTCGGATCTTTCATTGAAGCAAATGAGGCTGACATTGTCGATGCGTCCGATATGGTGATCATGCCGGGGCTTGTGGATACACATCGCCATGTGTGGCAGTCAGTCATCAGAGGCATAGGCACAGATTGGTCTTTGCAGACATATTTGAGCAAAATCTATTATGGGAACTATGGTGCGATGAGACGCCCCTCTGATGATCGGATCGCGAATTATTTAGGGGCATTAGAGGCTTTAGATGCAGGAGTGACCACGTTTTTAGACTGGACGATGATCAATTCACTGGATCATACAGAAGAGCTCATCGGAGGATTAAAGGATGCTGGCATTCGAGCTGTTTTTGCTTTCGGTACCTCTGGAGATGCTGAGTATTGGGATAGGGAGAGCACGCTCACCAATATGGAGGATGCAGCACGCGTGAAAAAAGCACATTTTCAATCATCAGATCAGCTTTTGACAATGGGGCTTGCGATTCGTGGGCCAGAATTTTCTTCATGGGAAACTTCAGTATTTGAAATCGAAACAGCCCGGTCTCTAGATGCTCTATGCAGTATGCATATTGGTTTTGGGAACTGGGGTGCGGAGGATCGTTCGATTGAGCGGCTTCACAAAGCAGGGTTACTTGGGCCTGACCTTAACATGGTGCATATCAATGCAATCGATGCAGATCAAATGAAGATGCTGGCAGACAGCGGAAGCTCCATATCCATTACACCTGAAATTGAAATGATGATGGGTCACGGTTATCCAGTGACAGGACTTGCGATTGAACAAGGTGTTCTTCCAACGCTTGGTGTAGACGTGGTCACGGCGACAGGCGGAGATTTATTTGCTCAAATGAAGTTCGGGCTTCAGGCAGAGCGCGCGCTCCAAAATCAATCATTGCTCATGGAGGGAATCATGCCGGGGCCTGACCTTGGAATTTCTGCTCAACAAATGCTTGAAGCTGCGACGATCAATGGGGCTCGTGCATTACAGCTTGATCATAAAATTGGCTCGCTCACACCTGGAAAAGAAGCTGATTTCATCCTAATCGACCGGACAAGCATGAATCTTCTGCCGATGACAGATCCGGCTGGAGCGGTTGTCCAAACGGCACACCCTTCAAATGTTGACTCTGTTTATGTGGCTGGAAAAGCAGTAAAACGAAACGGAAAGCTTGTCGATGTGAATCTAGAAGAGGTCAAACGGAAAGCTTATGCGGCAAGAGATCATATTCTATCGCACAAGTTTGAATCAACGCCATCATAAACAAACAATCCCCATAGGTAGCTGCCTATGGGGATGAGATTACAAGGATTCTTTAATGACCTTTTTATAATATTGGACAGAAAGGAAGCCGAAGATAGAATATAACACTGTATAAATCGACATGACGATGAGCATTGGTGTCCACAGTTCACCGCCGAATAAAAACCAGCCTGACTGTACTGCAAAGTAGCTGTGAAGCAACCCGACAATGAGTGGAATCCCAAAGTTAAATAGCTGTTTGAGCCGAATACCTTTTAATAGATCCTTCTCAGTAAAACCAAGCTTACGCAAGATCGTGTAAGAGCTTTGTTCTTCTTCACTTTCATTCATCTGCTTGAAGTATAAAATACAGCCTGATGTGACAAGGAAGCTGAGACCTAAAAATCCGACGACAAACATCATCAGTCCTATTGTTTGCTTTTGCTGCTGAGCTGAAGCCAATTGAGACATGCTTTTGTCACCTAGTTTTAAAGAGGTAAACACATCATTCGCTTGTTCAAGGTTTTGATCATCTTTTATATTGACTGCGTGATATTGATTATGCTCAACCTGAAGTTTAGGATCTTTCTGCTGGTCAAGCTGTTCAAAGACACTTTCACTGACGACAGCAACAGGTAGACCACCAAACGTGAAGTTGTAAGAGATGAGATAATCTTTCTTCATATCAATGACCTTTAAGTCAAGGGGTTTCTTGATAAGTAGTTTCACATCACCTGAGTTTTGAATCGGCATGAATTTCTTCAATAAATCACTGTAGCCGCTTAAGATGACTTCGTTGCTTTTTACATGAATATTTGGTGCGTTTTTCTCACTGATCACAGGTAGAGTTAAGACACCTGGGTCATTATTCATATTTTTTATCTCTGAATCCATGATCTTCTTTGCGTCAAACTTCGCTTGAATGACTTTGAATTGTTTTGTTTCATACGCAATATGTTTGTCAGAAAGTGCACGAGTGAAGGTATTGACTTCTTTCTCTGATCCCATAACGAAATGTGATGGGATCTGTTGTTCAGCGGTTTTTTCTGCTGAGTAATAAGAAATGTAGCTTAAAGATAACAACCCGATAGCCAGTGCAGATACCGTTGTAATAATCGTTAAAAGCAGTGCGTTTGATTTTAACCGGAACATAATAGATGACAGAGACAGGACTTCATGAATGGCGAGATAGCCATTTTTTCTTTTACGTACGATATTGGCAATGAAGGAAACAGAGCCTTTATAGAAAAGAAAGGTACCGATAATGACAGAGCCAAGAATATAAATCATCGCTAAAAGTAATGCAAGCATGGACGTATATGAGCCGGTAAAAAGCTTAGAGGAAATATAATAGCCTGAACTAATCAAGACAATACCGAAAACCCCAATGATGATCTCAAACACAGAGATTTTTTTCACACGCTGCTCTGTGGATGACGTGGATCTAAACAAAGATAAAATCGTCTGTCTATTAATAAACCATCGATTTCTTAACATGATTAATCCATAGATGATGAAAAAGACGATCAGTGTCTGCAAAAGGGCCATGCCTGAAAAATGCAGGTTGGCGATGGCGTTCACGCCGGTTACTTTAAATAGCACCATCAGCATGAGTTTTGAACCGATAAAACCAGCTATGATACCAACAGCCATTGAGAACACGTATAGGATAAAGTTTTCTGCATTGAGCAGTTTGGCAATTTTTTGTTTCGTCATGCCAATGAGCTGGAGGAGACCTATTTCTCTCCCTCTTCGTTTAATAAAAATGCTGTTCGCATATAACAAGAAGATCCCAACAATGGCAATGAGTAGTACTGAAGCGGCTTTGATCGACGCACCGCCCTTAATGGACCCCTTTACATCATCAAGTGCTGGTGAGTACTGCAAGGTGACAAAAGAAAAGTAGAGCGCCACACTAAACACGAGAGCAAACACATACAAATAGTAATTCTTCAAATTTTTCTTCAAGTTACGAAGAATGAGCTGATTAATGTTCATGCTTCACACCACCTAAAACACCTTGCGTTTTCATAATATCCTCGAAAAACATCTTTCTTTCTAAAGCACCTTTATTCAGCTGAGTATAGATTTGGCCGTCCTTGATAAAAATGACACGTCTTGAATAGCTGGCTGCGACAGGGTCATGTGTCACCATGACAATGGTCGCTTTTCGTTTGCGATTGAAATCTTGTAGCTTATTGAGTAAATCAGAGGCAGATTTGGAATCAAGCGCTCCGGTAGGTTCATCCGCGAAAATAAGACTCGGTTCATGAATGAAGGCACGAACCGCTGATGTCCGTTGTTTTTGTCCACCAGAGAGCTCATTCGGATATTTGTCTCTTAGTTCATAAATGCCCATGTCCTCCGCAAGCTGTTGAAAACGTTCGAAAGCTTCTTTCTTTGGCGTTTTGGAGATGGACAATGGCAAGAGGATGTTCTCTTTGACCGTGAGTGTATCAAGTAAGTTATAATCCTGAAAAACAAAGCCAAGCTGCTTTTTTCTGAATTCTGCAAGCTGCTGATCCTTCATTTGTGTCATCTCAGCATCTGCGATACGAATGGATCCGCTAGACACATGATCAATAGAGGACAATACGTTCAGAAGGGTTGTTTTCCCTGAGCCTGATGGACCCATGATGCTGACGAATTCTCCAGCTTCAATCGTCAAGTCAATGCCACTCAGCACCTCTTGTTTGTTGAATTTATTGCCGTAGCTTTTATATATTTTGCGAGCTTCTAAAATGTTCATTTGTTGATCCCCTTTTCTATTTAATTGATATCTCTAGTATAAAAAGAAGCCCGCCGCACTTCCTTCGATTTGGCGAACAAAACAGACGAGCATGTGACATTGTTGTCACATGCTCGCAATATGCACAAAATCATTCTTTTTCGGAAAGATGAAGGTGAAGGTTGTGCCTTGATCTATCGTGGAGTTGACCTCGATCTTGATATGAAGAGCGTCTGCTCCTTTTTTCGTTAAATAAAGCCCCATTCCTGTTGAGGCGGTGTCATTGTGGTGTCTCGTTGAGGTAAAGCCTTTTTCAAAAATACGAGACAGATCTCTTGGGTCTATTCCTCTGCCTTGATCTGTGATCGTCAGCATCACTTGGTCATTGATGTGCTTGCTTTCAATGGCAATATCAGACGAATGACTATACTTGACTGCATTTGTGAGCACCTGTCTGATTATAAAGGATAACCATTTTGCATCACTTAATACGTGACGTTCTTCTAGCGTGAGTTCAAACCCGATTCCTTTTTGCATGCACCATGATTGGAGCGCTTTGATTTCCTTTGCTAGGATACTTTGCAGGTCCAGCTGTTCAATAAATAAATCATTTTCGATATGACGTATTCTGCTTCGGTGCAACTGGGCGTCGAGTAATAAATGGATTCTGAGCCATTCGTATGTCATATTCGATTTCAGTGGCTGCTCTGTTAAGCGGTCAATCATCAAGTGCATCGCTGTGAGAGGTGTTTTCACTTCATGTATCCATGAGAGCAATTCATCCTTCTCTTCTTCAAGGGCGATTTGTTGTTCTGCCGCCATCTTCCGGTAGCGGTCAATTTGCTCAGACGTCGCATCATGTACAAGCTGTTCAAATGGGGAAGATGGCGTGAGCCGCATTTGATGATCAATATGATCATCCCATTCTTTCAGACGCTCATAATACGCCGTTTCTTTACGGTATCGGAAAAAGAGAAAGACGATCATGAAAAACGTAGATAATAACACAATATAAAAAAGAGACGCCATTGGAATGGTCGTATCCAAAAAAGCAACAAACAGAATGAGGAGCTGCAAACTAAGAAAGAACAGAATCCAGCTTCTTCGTTCCTTTAAAAATGCTTGCAGCATCATTGATCATCCTTTTCTTTTGCAAGGTAGCCTTGGCCCACTTTTGTCTCAATGTAGGTGCCAAGAGAGATCTCATCTAGTTTTTTTCTAAGGCGATTGACGTTCACAGTAAGTGTATTGTCACTGACAAATCGTTCATCCTCCCACAGTGCTTGAATGAGCGATTCCCGGCTGACAATATGATTTTTATGTTGAATCAATTCCTTAAGAATAAACAGTTCATTTTTCGTTAATTCCACTTCACCGTGATCATTTGTAACGGTGTTTTTTTCTAGATCAATTGTAGCGCCGCACCATACCTTTAAGCTGGCAGGTTCTGCATTATAATCATGTACTCTGCGAAGAACGGCACTGACTTTGGCAATGAGCACGTCAAAGTGAAACGGCTTTTGTACAAAATCATCGGCGCCGAGCTGCATTGACATGACCATATCAGCAGGATGGTCACGAGAGGAGAGGAAGATGATCGGTACATTTGAATGATGCCGAATCATTCGGCACCAGTGAAAACCATCGTATTTTGGAAGCTGTATATCAATAATGACGAGATCAGGCTGAACAGAAGTGAATTCCTGCATCACCTGTTGAAAATCGTGAATCCCATAAACATCATAGGACCAGTTCACGAGACGTTCTTTGATTTCTTGGAAGAGGGTTGTATCGTCCTCAATCAGTAGAATTTTAAACAAAACCAGCACCACACTTTTTGTATTCGCTTGTATGTAATTGTAGCGGAAAAAAGGCGCTGCCGCTAGAAGCAGACAAGAAAAAAGCAAGGGAAGGGCTCCCTTGCTTTAGTTTATTTACCTAAAAAGTGCTTTTTAAAGAATGATAGTTGATATTCGAGTGTGAGTGGATCATTAAAATAGAATTCTTCTGCATTTGCCACATACACACGATGTTTTTTCACAGCTGGGATGGACTTGTAAATTTCACTGTTTTGATAGGAATTGTCCATTTCGCTGTTTTTACTAATGATCATATAGTCTCCAGCAAATTCAGGAATGACCTCCTGTGAAACGGCATAGTAGCCAGCTTTTAATGCCTTTTCTTTTACTTTTTCAGGCATTTTTAGTTTCATTGCTTGGTAAAGAATTTCTGTGCCACGGCCCCATGCATCACCAAACACGTAAAGATCTTTTGTGCCGCTTTCAAAGACTGAAACCGTTGCATCTTTACCGATTTTGGCTTTAATTTCTTTTCCAGCTTCAGCAGCGCGTTCTTTAAAATCTTTTACCCATGCTTTGGCTTCTTTTTCTTTGTTTAATACTTTTCCAATTTCAATATGTTGCTGAAGGTAATCGACTTTGTTATACGTAAACAAGACAGTTGGTGCGATTTTTTTCAGTTTTTCTACATTTTTTGTATTGCTTAAGCCAATGATGACATCAGGCTTTAACTTCATGATTTTTTCGACATTGGCATCCGATACTTCTTCCACATTTTTTAGTTCCTTCTGGAAGCGAGGGTTCTTTTTTGACCAAGAGTCGACGCCGACCAGCTTCACACCAAGTGACATGACATTACCAGTGTAAGAGCCAAGTACAACGACACGTTTTGGATGGGCTGGCAGCTTCACAGGGCCATTTTCAGATTCATATGTAATCTTGTCTGATGATGTGGATTGATTTCCTTTATTTGAGGAAGAGCTGCTGCTATTGCCACATGCGCTCAATGCAAGTACAAAGATGAGCATCAGAGGGAACAATATTTTCTTCATGAATGTAGACTCCTTTGAAATCGGCACATTCGCCGGTATTTGATTGTATGAGTGATAATGATAATTATTATCACTTGAATATCATATCATAGAAGTGTAGTCTATTGTCAATTACATTTTGATCGTTGGTGATAAAAAATAGGAGGGGAAATTTTTAATAGAAAAAAAGATCAAGGCAGCATGTGTCCTGATCTTTTTTCTTATTTAAACCAGCCTTTTTCTTTTGAACGTGTAATGGCTTCAATGCGGTTTTTCACTTCTAGCTTATCTAAAATAATCGAAATGTAGTTTCGAACAGTGCCGCTTTTAATGCTGAGTTCTTTCGCAATTTCTTTTGTGTTTTTGCCGTCTGCGACGAGCTCAAGGACTGATTTCTCTCGTTCTGTTAAAGGATTTTCGTCACTATATAAGTCTTCCATTAATTCAGGGGCGTACACCTTTTTCCCTTTCATCACACTGCGAATGGCACTTGCCAGATCTTCACTTGGACTATCTTTCAGCATATAGCCGCTGACGCCAGCTTTAAGCGCCCTTTGGAAATAGCCAGAGCGGGCAAAGGTCGTTAAAATGATGATTTTTACATCAGTTCCTTTGAGCTCTTCCGCTGCATCAAGTCCCGTTTTTCCTGGCATTTCAATATCCATTAAGCAAATATCAACAGGGTGTTTTTCGGCAAAATCAATGGCGTCCTGACCGTTCGTACCTTTTCCAACAACCGTCATATCGTCTTCTAAATCAAGAAGTGAACCGAGTGCACCGAGCAGCATTTGCTGATCTTCTGCGATAAAGATGTTGATCATTTCATCCCCTCCTTGTCTTTTGCTGCTGAATCATTTGGAATGCTCATGATTAGCTTTGTCCCGTCCTTTGTCTCAATACGCAGGCGTCCATTTGCAAATTCCAATCTTTCTCTAATGCCTAAAAGACCGTGACCCTTCGTTTGAGAGGGGGGATAATCGCCTTTAAATGTTCCATCATCCTCGACAGTGATAATAGCTTCCTTTGATTTTTGATGAATCGTGATTTTGCAGATGGTCGCATCACTATGTTTGACGACATTTGTCACAGCCTCTTTGATGCACATGCTGACAATGTTTTCGTTAAGAAGAGAGATGTGTTTTGGCGCTTCCTTTTCATCATAGATCAATTCAATTCCGGCCGCTTCGAGAATTTGCTCAATGTTCGACATTTCATCCTTGATGCGTATGCCCTTCATAGAGGAAACAATCTTCCGCACTTCATTGAGAGATGTTCTGGCGGTCTGCTGGACGCTTTTCAGCTCAGCACGAGCCTGCTCAGGATCTTTATAGACGAGTTTGCGGGCAAGATCACTTTTTAAACCGATAAGAGAAAGCTTTTGTCCAAGGGTGTCATGCAGATCACGTGCGATGCGCTGCCTTTCTTCAAGCTTTACAAGATCGGCGATCCGTTCATTGGCATTTTCTAATTTCTCTTCAAGGCGTTCACGTTCTTTTCGGCTTCGAATGCTGAGAGGAAGGAGAATGGCACTAATAAGTGTGATCACAACAAAAGGAATTTGTGTGAGAAACCAGCCCTTTTTTAAAATCAAGCTAAAGTTCACGGCTACGGCGGCGCTCCCTAGATGAATATAGTATAAAATATAAAAAGGGACTTTTCTTTTAATGTGCCCATTGAAATAGGCGATGCAAAAAGCGAAATAAATGTAGCTGTAGAGCATCACATAGCCAGTCGAAATCGCAATCAATAAAAGACCGAAGACATATAAAGACCAGCCTTTTGCGACAAAGGCAAAACGATACACTCCGAAAAAAACCACGTTTAAAATAATGCCAATGACAATACCTAAAGTCGTAGGCGTCTTTAAGATAAAATAGAAGGGCAGGATGAAAAAAATGGCCCATATATAGGGAGAAATCCCATGCAATTTTTGAATTTTAAACTGTTTTTTCATCCGTGTGCCACCTTTTCCGTTTTCGTTCTTTTTCCTTACTTTATCAAATTCAACTTATGGTTGCATCCTGTAAATGACAACAAGCTCCTTCTAGTGAAAGAAAGAGCTTGCACCAATTATGCATTTTTCTTTAGAATGTCTCCTTTAATGACAGGTGCGGGCATCTTCTTAGATTGCCGTGCTTCTTTAAAGGTAACGAATGCTTTCGTGTCTTCATCCCAAAGTCTAAATTTCATTGATTCAATACTTGTTTTTAAAGTGATGGTTGGTACATTTTGAAGTGGCTCACTATGATCATGTGCATGCTCTAAGTGATAATTCGGCACCCTCGGACTTAAATGATGGACATGGTGATAACCGATATTGCCTGTTAACCATTGAAGAAGCTTCGGTAATTTGTAAAAAGAACTGCCTTCTACAGCTGCCTGCACATAATTCCAATGCTCATCTGCTTCAAAGTAAGAATCCTCAAACGTATGCTGTACATAAAATAGCCATACACCGATTGATCCTGAGATCAAGAAGATGGGACCTTGGACAAGCAGGAACTCCTGCCAGCCAAAAATAAGACACGTTGCAGCTGCTAGTGCAATGATGCTCACGTTTGTGAAATACGTGTTCCAGCGCTCTTTTTTACGAGCATTTTTGACGTTGAAACGGTTTTTTAAGAGAAAGACAAAGATCGGTCCTAAAATAAACATCACAAAAGGATTACGATAAAATCTGTAGCGGAATTTCGTCCAAGCTGATGCTTCTTGATATTCTTTGACTGTCAAAAGCCAAATGTCGCCAGTACCTCGTTTGTCTAAATTACTGCTTGTGGCATGGTGAATTGAATGATCTCTTTGCCATTGAAGATAAGGGAAAAGGGTGAGTACGCCCGTTACAAATCCGAACAGGTGATTCAGCGGCTTCTGTTTAAAAAAGGATTGATGGCAGCAGTCGTGAAAAATAATAAAGACACGTACTAAAAAACCAGCTGCAATAACCGCAAAGAAGAGGGTTAAAAGATAGGAGATGTTCAGGCTATAATAGGCAAGAAACCAAAGCCCTAAAAATGGAATGAATGTATTAAAGAGTTGAATGATACTTTTTTTTGAATTAGCACCAGAGAATTGGCCAACTTGTTTTCTTAAAGTGGCTTGCTGCTGTGTGTTTGTTGAAGTCGTCATGAACGTTCAAGTCCTTTCCGTTTCTTTCTACTTCAAAGTATAGAAGGAAAGGTGTCATGCTCATAGTAGCACCCATCATGTATTCAATATGACATTTGTCATGTTGGACGCAGAAAAGGCTGATGCTTCAAGCGGTGTAAGCTTATTTAATTTAAATAAAAAAGTAAAGGCGCTTAGCCTTCACTTTTTATGAACGTGCTTCATGAACTTTTAACTGCTTGCCTTTAATGGTTGTGTGGCGCATGGCGTTCAGCACAAGAGGGCCTTTGCCGTTAAGAATATCGACGTATGTTTTCGTATCTTGGATGGTAATAATTCCAATGTCATCAAAGGCAACGCCGTCTATTTTGGCAATGGTCCCAACGAAATCAACAGCCCGCAGCTTCTTTTTCTTCCCGCCGTTAAAATAAAGCTTCATTATATCTTTTTCAACGCCTGCCTGTTTATTTTCCTTTTGAATCGGCGTTTCAATCTTTGCTTCAAAGCGTTCGACATGCTGCTCTGCGTCTTCCTTTGTTGGGTATGGCTGCGTCTTGAAATCAATACCTGCTTCCTCTTTTAATTCATCAATCAGAGGCTTTGCATTTCTTGTCATAAATGCAATGGTTTTTCCGCTTTTTCCCGCTCTGCCTGTTCTTCCTGTTCTGTGAATATAGCGCTCTTTTTCATAGGGGAGATCATAATGAATCACATGTGTCATATCACTGACATCAATACCCCGGGCTGCTATATCGGTTGCAATCAAATAACGGAACTCACCGTTTTTGAATTCATCCATGACAGCGAAGCGGTCTTCCTGTCTCATGCCTCCATGAATTTTGTCACAGGGCACATCCCACTCATCAAGCTTCATTGTGAGTTCGTTCACTCGGTCCTGTGTATTACAGAAAATAATGCAGCTATCTGGATTTTCAATCACGATCGTACGCTGAAGAAGAGAGAATTTCGCTTCTTCCTCCGTTTCAATCACGGTGTGGGTGATTTGTGGCACAGACGTTTCTTCCCGTGCAATTTCAATCACTTTTGGTGATTGTAGAAACTGTTCACTTAATTTCTTCATCTCATCAGACATGGTCGCTGAAAACAGCATTGACATGCGCTTTGGCGGCAGATACTGAATAATAGAAGAGACTTGATCAATAAATCCCATGTTCAGCATTTCATCCGCTTCATCTAACACGAAAAATTTAAGGTTTTCTAAGGAAAGAGTACCTTTCTCAAGGTGATCCAAGACTCGTCCAGGTGTTCCGCATACAATGTGGTTTTTTTGTGCAAGCTCTATTTTTTGGGCTTGAAAAGGGGCTTTTCCAAAAATGGCTGCGGCTTTGATTCGTTTCAATCGTCCAAGGCTTGTAAGGTCCTGTTTGACCTGCATGGCGAGTTCTCGCGTTGGAACGAGGATGAGGGCTTGAGGTTTATTTTCAGCCCAATCAACCATTTCACAAATCGGCAGGCCATAGGCTGCCGTCTTGCCACTACCAGTCTGAGATTTGACGATTAGATCCTGCTTTGAAAAAGCAACGGATAATGTCTCATGCTGAACAGGTGTAGGTGTATGGAAGTGAAGTGCTTTTAGCGCTTGTTTTAAATCATCACTTAATGGATATTGATCAAATTGTTGTAATGTCATCGAGTTCTCCTTTTCGTACATTCATACTTGTGACATCATACCATAATCATGACCGTGAATGAAAAGACATGAAAAAAAG harbors:
- a CDS encoding DEAD/DEAH box helicase, which produces MTLQQFDQYPLSDDLKQALKALHFHTPTPVQHETLSVAFSKQDLIVKSQTGSGKTAAYGLPICEMVDWAENKPQALILVPTRELAMQVKQDLTSLGRLKRIKAAAIFGKAPFQAQKIELAQKNHIVCGTPGRVLDHLEKGTLSLENLKFFVLDEADEMLNMGFIDQVSSIIQYLPPKRMSMLFSATMSDEMKKLSEQFLQSPKVIEIAREETSVPQITHTVIETEEEAKFSLLQRTIVIENPDSCIIFCNTQDRVNELTMKLDEWDVPCDKIHGGMRQEDRFAVMDEFKNGEFRYLIATDIAARGIDVSDMTHVIHYDLPYEKERYIHRTGRTGRAGKSGKTIAFMTRNAKPLIDELKEEAGIDFKTQPYPTKEDAEQHVERFEAKIETPIQKENKQAGVEKDIMKLYFNGGKKKKLRAVDFVGTIAKIDGVAFDDIGIITIQDTKTYVDILNGKGPLVLNAMRHTTIKGKQLKVHEARS
- a CDS encoding fatty acid desaturase, which encodes MTTSTNTQQQATLRKQVGQFSGANSKKSIIQLFNTFIPFLGLWFLAYYSLNISYLLTLFFAVIAAGFLVRVFIIFHDCCHQSFFKQKPLNHLFGFVTGVLTLFPYLQWQRDHSIHHATSSNLDKRGTGDIWLLTVKEYQEASAWTKFRYRFYRNPFVMFILGPIFVFLLKNRFNVKNARKKERWNTYFTNVSIIALAAATCLIFGWQEFLLVQGPIFLISGSIGVWLFYVQHTFEDSYFEADEHWNYVQAAVEGSSFYKLPKLLQWLTGNIGYHHVHHLSPRVPNYHLEHAHDHSEPLQNVPTITLKTSIESMKFRLWDEDTKAFVTFKEARQSKKMPAPVIKGDILKKNA